One Spiroplasma sp. NBRC 100390 DNA window includes the following coding sequences:
- the gap gene encoding type I glyceraldehyde-3-phosphate dehydrogenase: MTKIAINGFGRIGRLAFRKLFEEKNVEIVAINDLTDAKTLATLLELDSAQGGWMRGKISSEENAIIVNGKKVIVCAEKDPTALPWGKLGVDVVVESTGRFADKAGASQHITAGAKKVLISAPAKGTDVKTIVYNVNHKDITKDDTVISGASCTTNCLAPMAQVLDEKFGIEKGYMTTVHAVTNDQRLLDLAHDDLRRARAAFSNIVPTKTGAAAAVALVLPQLKGKFDGMALRVPTITGSIVDLAVELKKTTTVDEINNAMKAAASETFGYNTQPIVSSDIIGESHGSIFDATLTKIIEVDGKQLVKVYAWYDNEMSYVSQMVRTLLYFATV; this comes from the coding sequence ATGACAAAAATTGCAATTAACGGGTTCGGACGTATTGGCCGTTTAGCATTCAGAAAATTATTTGAAGAAAAAAATGTTGAAATTGTCGCAATTAATGATTTAACAGATGCAAAAACATTAGCAACATTATTAGAACTTGATTCAGCCCAAGGAGGATGAATGCGAGGAAAAATTTCTTCAGAAGAAAATGCTATTATTGTTAATGGGAAAAAAGTAATTGTTTGTGCAGAAAAAGATCCAACCGCTTTACCATGAGGGAAATTGGGAGTGGATGTTGTTGTTGAATCAACAGGAAGATTTGCTGATAAAGCAGGAGCTTCACAACATATTACAGCAGGAGCAAAAAAAGTTTTAATTTCAGCGCCAGCAAAAGGAACTGATGTTAAAACGATTGTTTATAATGTTAATCATAAAGATATCACAAAAGATGATACGGTTATTTCAGGAGCAAGTTGTACAACAAACTGTTTAGCACCAATGGCTCAGGTTCTAGACGAAAAATTTGGAATTGAAAAAGGATATATGACAACTGTTCATGCTGTTACAAATGACCAACGTTTATTAGATTTAGCTCATGATGATTTAAGAAGAGCGCGTGCTGCCTTTTCTAATATTGTTCCAACTAAAACTGGAGCAGCCGCAGCCGTAGCATTAGTATTACCACAATTAAAAGGTAAATTTGATGGAATGGCATTACGTGTACCAACAATTACAGGGTCAATCGTTGACTTAGCAGTTGAATTGAAAAAAACAACAACAGTTGATGAAATTAATAATGCAATGAAAGCGGCTGCATCAGAAACTTTTGGTTATAATACACAACCAATTGTTTCATCAGATATTATTGGTGAATCACACGGATCAATCTTTGATGCAACATTAACAAAAATTATTGAAGTTGATGGAAAACAATTAGTTAAAGTATATGCATGATATGATAATGAAATGTCATATGTATCACAAATGGTACGCACATTATTATACTTTGCAACAGTTTAA
- a CDS encoding ATP-binding protein encodes MAKLNLLEQIKSNKELMLNLQAISFDINDYEKFSLLFEEYLNNYHYCESMPNLSLCQQQFKGYKYYFRKEVDKLFLTRVECNHMITLNEVNKVKNNYLYYDFSDELLKLRLNDIKKDENFNNMHQIIGEMVKFVKGQRQKGLYIYGEPGVGKTYLLIRLANVLANNNRKVAFISVINLINRVKESFNLFNNESSLIDDLLRADILFLDDIGGETVSPWVRDDLLFRILNDRISRQLPTFFSSNFTTTALTTIYANVKNEIGNKEINNIKALRIVDRIRGLATELELIGNSRRSDNDYAKVWTT; translated from the coding sequence ATGGCAAAACTAAATTTGTTAGAACAAATTAAGAGTAATAAAGAGTTAATGCTTAATTTGCAAGCAATTTCTTTTGATATTAATGATTATGAAAAGTTTAGTTTGCTCTTTGAAGAATATTTAAATAATTATCATTATTGTGAATCCATGCCAAATTTATCATTGTGTCAACAACAATTTAAGGGTTATAAATATTATTTTAGAAAAGAAGTTGATAAGTTATTTTTAACTCGTGTTGAGTGTAACCATATGATAACATTGAATGAAGTAAATAAAGTTAAAAATAATTATCTCTATTATGATTTTAGTGATGAGTTATTAAAACTTCGTTTAAATGATATTAAGAAAGATGAAAACTTTAATAATATGCATCAGATTATTGGCGAAATGGTTAAATTTGTCAAAGGACAACGACAAAAAGGATTATACATTTATGGTGAACCGGGGGTAGGGAAAACTTATTTATTAATTAGATTAGCTAATGTTTTAGCAAACAATAATCGAAAAGTTGCTTTTATTTCAGTAATTAATTTAATTAACCGAGTGAAAGAATCCTTTAATCTTTTTAATAACGAATCCTCATTAATTGATGATTTATTGCGTGCTGATATTTTGTTTTTAGATGATATTGGGGGAGAAACTGTTTCACCATGAGTTCGCGATGATTTATTATTTCGAATTCTAAATGATCGGATTAGTCGTCAGTTACCAACTTTTTTTTCTTCTAATTTTACAACAACTGCATTAACAACAATTTATGCTAATGTTAAAAATGAAATTGGTAATAAGGAGATTAATAATATAAAAGCACTTCGTATTGTTGATCGGATTCGAGGATTAGCAACAGAATTAGAATTAATTGGAAATAGTAGGAGAAGTGATAATGATTATGCCAAAGTATGAACTACATAA
- a CDS encoding GIY-YIG nuclease family protein, which yields MKKHYFYVLVCADKTLYAGYTVDLVRREQEHNLGIGAKYTALSKRRPVKIIYWEEYKTRSVAMQREAAFKQLSRVDKINFLRKQNIDLPFAMKTDVVKSK from the coding sequence GTGAAAAAACATTATTTTTATGTGTTGGTTTGTGCTGATAAAACATTATATGCTGGATATACGGTTGATTTGGTTCGCCGTGAGCAAGAACATAACCTTGGAATAGGGGCCAAATATACGGCCTTATCAAAACGAAGACCAGTTAAAATAATTTATTGGGAGGAATATAAAACACGTTCAGTTGCGATGCAACGCGAAGCAGCTTTTAAACAGTTATCGCGGGTTGATAAAATTAATTTTTTACGAAAACAAAATATTGATTTACCCTTTGCGATGAAAACAGATGTGGTAAAATCAAAATAA
- the uvrA gene encoding excinuclease ABC subunit UvrA, producing MEKDWIVVKGARENNLKNIDVQIPKDKLVVFTGLSGSGKSSLAFNTIYAEGRRRYIESLSSYARQFLGGNEKPDVDAIDGLSPAISIDQKTTSHNPRSTVGTVTEIYDYLRLLYARVGTPYCINGHGVIKSVTIKEIINNLKQLLNEGEKFMILSPVVRDKKGSFKDLFARLKQESFIRVKVNGEIKTLDEEIELDKNKRQNIDIIIDRLVYKNSEELLSRIHDAIEVALKYGNALVKIDFVDQQKETLFSTNYSCNICGFVIPELEPRLFSFNSPAGACNECKGLGVKLEVDEDLLIPNRSLSILQGAIVYLKNIVNTTNIEWQKFKVLAEHYHIVLEQPVSDLTKGQLEYLMRGSDEPIEYNFKTASGNIMRGYDYIEGVGQLIERRYTETSSETAREYYKQFMTDKKCGTCQGKRLNEIPLSVKINNISISDFTDLSVEDELKEILNLVLTESQQEIARLVINELVNRLDFLNRVGLSYLTLSRNASTLSGGEAQRIRLATQIGSQLTGVLYVLDEPSIGLHQRDNDKLIETLKSLRDLGNTLIVVEHDEDTIRASDYVVDIGPQAGINGGEVVAAGSIDDIKQNPNSITGKYLTGELEITVPSKRRGGNGLTLEIKGARENNLKNINITIPLNKFVCLTGVSGSGKSTLMNEILWKGIKKNLGLATDRPGAHDKIVGIDNIDKVINISQDPIGKTPRSNPATYTSVFDDIRDLFASTNEAKARGYLKGRFSFNVPGGRCENCQGDGIIKISMHFLPTVYVPCEVCEGKRYNDETLLVKFKDKNIYDILEMTVDQACEFFAKQPKISQKLATMQEVGLGYIKLGQSATELSGGEAQRVKLSTFLLKRTTGKTLFLLDEPTTGLHVDDVKRLLLVLNKIVDNGDTVVTIEHNLDVIKVADYIIDLGPEGGVGGGTVIATGTPEQIAVKSDISYTAQYLTPLLNKEK from the coding sequence ATGGAAAAAGATTGAATTGTTGTTAAAGGAGCACGTGAAAACAATTTAAAGAATATTGATGTTCAAATTCCAAAAGATAAATTAGTTGTTTTTACTGGTTTGTCAGGTAGTGGAAAATCATCACTAGCTTTTAATACTATTTATGCGGAAGGTCGTCGCCGTTATATTGAAAGTTTGTCGAGTTATGCTCGTCAATTTTTAGGTGGTAATGAAAAACCAGATGTTGATGCAATTGATGGGTTATCACCAGCAATTTCAATTGATCAAAAGACAACTAGTCATAATCCACGAAGTACAGTTGGAACAGTAACTGAAATCTATGATTATTTACGACTATTATATGCACGGGTTGGAACTCCTTATTGTATTAATGGCCATGGTGTTATTAAGTCAGTAACGATCAAAGAGATTATTAATAATTTAAAACAATTGTTAAATGAAGGCGAAAAGTTTATGATTTTATCACCAGTTGTGCGTGATAAAAAAGGGAGTTTTAAAGATTTATTCGCACGCTTAAAACAAGAAAGTTTTATTCGGGTAAAAGTTAATGGTGAAATTAAAACATTAGATGAAGAAATTGAGTTAGATAAAAATAAACGACAAAACATTGATATTATTATTGACCGGTTAGTGTACAAGAATTCTGAAGAGTTATTAAGTCGGATTCATGATGCAATTGAAGTTGCCTTAAAGTATGGGAATGCCTTAGTAAAAATTGATTTTGTTGATCAGCAAAAAGAAACATTATTTTCAACAAATTATTCATGTAATATTTGTGGTTTTGTGATTCCAGAATTAGAACCACGATTATTTTCTTTTAATTCACCAGCAGGGGCTTGTAATGAATGTAAAGGGTTAGGAGTAAAATTAGAAGTTGATGAAGATTTACTAATTCCGAATCGATCATTATCAATCTTACAAGGGGCAATTGTTTATTTAAAAAATATTGTTAACACAACAAATATTGAATGGCAAAAATTTAAAGTTCTTGCAGAACATTATCATATTGTTTTAGAACAACCAGTTAGCGATTTAACAAAAGGGCAATTAGAATATTTAATGCGTGGTAGTGATGAGCCAATTGAATATAATTTTAAAACAGCAAGTGGTAATATTATGCGTGGATATGATTATATTGAAGGAGTTGGTCAATTAATTGAGCGGCGTTATACTGAAACTTCTAGTGAAACTGCTCGGGAATATTATAAACAGTTCATGACCGATAAAAAATGTGGAACTTGTCAGGGAAAACGGTTAAATGAAATTCCATTGTCAGTAAAAATTAATAATATTAGTATTTCTGATTTTACCGACTTATCAGTTGAAGATGAATTAAAAGAGATTTTAAATTTAGTTTTAACTGAATCACAACAAGAAATTGCCCGATTAGTAATTAATGAATTAGTTAACCGTCTTGATTTTTTAAATCGTGTTGGTTTAAGTTATTTAACATTGTCACGTAATGCCTCAACTTTATCAGGGGGAGAAGCACAACGGATTAGATTAGCAACACAAATTGGAAGTCAGCTAACCGGAGTCCTATATGTATTAGATGAACCATCAATTGGTTTACACCAACGTGATAATGATAAACTAATTGAAACGTTAAAAAGTTTACGTGATTTAGGGAATACTTTAATTGTTGTTGAACATGATGAAGACACTATTCGTGCTAGTGATTATGTTGTTGACATTGGTCCACAAGCAGGAATTAATGGTGGTGAAGTTGTTGCGGCCGGAAGTATTGATGATATTAAACAAAACCCAAATTCAATTACCGGAAAATATTTAACTGGTGAATTAGAAATTACTGTTCCAAGCAAACGTCGTGGTGGTAATGGTTTAACATTAGAAATTAAAGGAGCACGTGAAAATAATTTAAAAAATATTAATATAACAATTCCCTTGAATAAATTTGTTTGTTTAACCGGAGTTTCTGGTAGTGGAAAGTCAACTTTAATGAATGAAATTTTATGAAAAGGAATTAAAAAGAATCTTGGTTTAGCAACTGATCGTCCTGGTGCCCATGATAAGATTGTTGGAATTGATAACATTGATAAAGTTATTAATATTTCACAAGATCCAATTGGAAAAACACCACGGAGTAATCCAGCGACATATACTTCGGTGTTTGACGATATACGTGATTTATTTGCAAGTACAAATGAAGCAAAGGCGCGAGGTTATTTAAAAGGACGCTTTTCTTTTAATGTGCCTGGTGGACGTTGTGAGAATTGCCAAGGTGATGGAATTATTAAAATCTCAATGCACTTTTTACCAACAGTTTATGTTCCTTGCGAAGTTTGTGAAGGAAAAAGATATAATGATGAAACATTATTAGTTAAGTTTAAAGATAAAAATATTTATGATATTTTAGAAATGACAGTTGATCAAGCTTGTGAATTTTTTGCAAAGCAACCAAAGATTAGCCAAAAGTTAGCAACAATGCAAGAAGTTGGTTTGGGTTATATTAAGTTAGGACAATCAGCAACCGAATTATCAGGGGGAGAAGCACAACGGGTTAAGTTATCAACTTTCTTATTAAAACGAACAACAGGAAAAACATTATTTTTATTAGATGAACCTACAACAGGTTTACATGTTGACGATGTTAAAAGATTATTGTTGGTTTTAAATAAAATTGTTGATAATGGCGATACTGTTGTTACAATTGAACATAACTTAGATGTGATTAAAGTGGCAGATTATATTATTGATTTAGGACCAGAAGGTGGTGTTGGCGGAGGAACTGTTATTGCGACAGGAACTCCAGAACAAATTGCAGTAAAAAGTGATATTAGTTATACGGCACAATATTTAACGCCACTTTTGAATAAGGAAAAATAA
- a CDS encoding ABC-F family ATP-binding cassette domain-containing protein — protein MSLINIENLSHANGGKILYKNATVRINKGEHLALIGANGTGKTTLLSIIYGKIAPDEGIIELHPKVKIGYLDQHQALDGSLTVDQFLKLTYQHLFDIEQKIHDIYEKMSVNYDEDELVKALKLQEHLDQNGFETIDKEIRSLVDGLGIDSTRLNAKLSELSGGQRGKVILAKLLLSENDFLLLDEPTNFLDLEQVEWLARFLQNYEKAFLVVSHDIDFINKVAKVIYAIENLTINRYVGNYQQYLALSELKNDQYDKAQKGQERLIKKLETYVAKNKARASTAKSAQSRQKQIDKMEVIEKRHELMKPKFSFKYKRPASTTIISAEKLEIGYQFPLIQPLTFDIRDGEKCIVRGYNGIGKTTFLNTLAGNLPSLGGTLKLGNGVVIAYFHQIEAIMEMTPIEYLKNLYPDLEEGRIRSILANFGVKSTLMQNQMIKLSGGEQTKVRLSALSLEPCSLLILDEPTNHIDVLAKEALLEAIQAFEGTVLITTHDINFNVNWADKVLDFEKMV, from the coding sequence ATGAGTTTAATTAATATTGAAAATTTAAGTCATGCTAACGGTGGAAAGATTTTATATAAAAACGCAACAGTTCGAATCAATAAGGGGGAACATCTAGCGTTAATTGGGGCGAATGGAACAGGGAAGACTACTTTATTAAGTATTATTTATGGAAAAATTGCACCTGACGAAGGGATAATTGAATTACACCCAAAGGTTAAGATTGGTTATTTAGATCAACACCAAGCGTTAGATGGTAGTTTAACAGTTGATCAGTTTTTAAAATTAACATATCAACATTTATTTGATATTGAGCAAAAAATTCATGATATTTATGAAAAAATGAGTGTTAATTATGATGAAGATGAGTTAGTCAAAGCGTTAAAATTACAAGAACATTTAGATCAAAATGGGTTTGAAACAATTGATAAAGAAATTCGCAGTTTAGTTGATGGATTAGGGATTGATTCAACAAGGTTAAATGCCAAGTTATCAGAGTTATCGGGAGGACAACGGGGGAAAGTTATCTTGGCAAAATTATTATTATCAGAAAATGATTTTTTGTTATTAGATGAACCAACTAACTTTTTGGATTTGGAACAAGTTGAGTGATTGGCAAGGTTTTTACAAAATTACGAGAAAGCTTTTTTAGTGGTTTCCCATGACATTGATTTTATTAATAAAGTTGCAAAGGTTATTTATGCGATTGAAAATTTAACAATTAATCGTTATGTTGGAAACTATCAACAGTATTTAGCATTAAGTGAATTAAAAAACGATCAATATGATAAGGCCCAAAAAGGACAAGAACGATTAATTAAAAAATTAGAAACTTATGTTGCAAAAAATAAAGCGCGTGCTTCAACAGCAAAAAGTGCTCAGTCACGCCAGAAACAAATTGATAAAATGGAAGTTATTGAAAAACGCCATGAGTTGATGAAACCAAAGTTTAGTTTTAAATACAAACGCCCAGCAAGTACAACAATTATTAGTGCTGAAAAATTAGAGATTGGTTATCAGTTTCCGTTAATTCAACCTTTAACATTTGATATTCGTGATGGAGAAAAATGTATTGTTCGTGGGTATAATGGGATTGGAAAAACAACTTTCTTAAATACTTTAGCAGGAAATCTTCCAAGTTTAGGGGGAACTTTAAAACTTGGCAATGGCGTCGTTATTGCTTATTTTCATCAAATTGAAGCAATCATGGAGATGACACCAATTGAATATTTAAAAAATTTATATCCTGACCTTGAGGAAGGGCGGATTCGCAGTATTTTAGCAAACTTTGGGGTTAAAAGTACTTTAATGCAGAACCAAATGATAAAGTTATCTGGAGGTGAACAAACAAAAGTTCGGTTATCAGCATTATCATTAGAACCGTGTAGTTTATTAATTTTAGATGAGCCAACAAACCATATTGATGTTTTGGCAAAGGAAGCATTATTAGAAGCAATTCAAGCGTTTGAAGGAACTGTTTTAATTACAACCCATGATATTAATTTTAATGTTAATTGAGCGGATAAAGTGCTTGACTTTGAGAAAATGGTATAA
- a CDS encoding bifunctional folylpolyglutamate synthase/dihydrofolate synthase → MDVKKQLFKAALFKKEYNLGKLLAEKYHNAQDKIQVVNVVGTNGKGSVSNYLQRQLMLNYKKVGLFTSPAFLKHNERIKINNQFISDNDLKRIIKSIKDEIKTYQLTFFEIWVLICIKYFLEQQIKVAVIEAGIGGRLDATNVFNNQLAVLLTSIDYDHTEVLGTRLESIIQNKVGIVKNDCQLFISASCQKYFSVIAKYLNSDRIITSEVYPQAINYYQEFNVGLVIKFLTVFKFKINYALFKVNPVLGRFTQLSKNPYFIIDGAHNPEGIRACIHTFEMLNNLNHDEVLVLYASSQKKDYLQNLMLLKEHFGSNLYITAFKHPMSWDITDINFHNKVKNWKKLLLQNKTKNILICGSLYFIPLVYQFYLERM, encoded by the coding sequence ATGGATGTTAAGAAACAACTTTTTAAAGCTGCTTTGTTTAAGAAAGAATATAATTTAGGAAAACTATTAGCAGAAAAATATCATAATGCTCAAGATAAAATTCAAGTTGTTAATGTTGTTGGAACTAATGGGAAAGGTTCTGTTTCTAATTATTTGCAACGACAATTAATGTTAAATTATAAAAAAGTTGGTCTTTTTACTTCACCCGCATTTTTAAAACATAATGAAAGAATTAAAATTAATAATCAGTTTATTAGTGATAATGATTTAAAACGAATTATTAAAAGTATTAAAGACGAGATTAAAACTTATCAGTTAACTTTTTTTGAAATTTGAGTTTTAATTTGTATTAAATATTTTTTAGAACAACAAATTAAAGTTGCTGTTATTGAAGCTGGAATTGGTGGGCGATTGGATGCAACTAATGTTTTTAATAACCAACTAGCAGTGTTATTAACTTCAATTGACTATGATCATACTGAAGTTTTAGGAACAAGATTAGAAAGTATTATTCAAAATAAAGTTGGTATTGTTAAAAATGATTGTCAACTTTTTATTAGCGCAAGTTGTCAAAAATATTTTTCTGTCATTGCAAAATATCTTAATTCGGATAGAATTATTACAAGCGAAGTTTACCCGCAAGCAATTAATTATTATCAAGAATTTAATGTTGGACTAGTAATTAAATTTCTGACAGTTTTTAAGTTTAAAATTAATTATGCACTTTTTAAAGTAAATCCAGTCTTGGGTCGTTTTACCCAATTGAGTAAAAATCCGTATTTTATTATTGACGGTGCACATAATCCAGAAGGAATTCGTGCCTGTATTCATACCTTTGAAATGTTAAATAATTTAAACCATGATGAAGTGTTAGTATTATATGCATCATCCCAAAAGAAAGATTATTTACAAAATCTAATGTTATTAAAAGAACATTTTGGGTCAAATTTGTATATTACTGCTTTTAAGCATCCAATGTCCTGAGATATTACGGACATTAATTTTCATAATAAAGTTAAAAATTGAAAAAAATTATTATTACAGAATAAGACAAAAAATATTTTAATTTGTGGGTCGTTATATTTTATTCCGTTAGTATATCAGTTTTATTTAGAAAGGATGTAA
- a CDS encoding folate family ECF transporter S component, translating to MLYLLTNIGAWLGIAILFGLGVLLDYKNLKKINILTMTVTSLLIALSVILTNLIGYTIPITGGIRLALGNFLIFVVGMLFGPFFGVMSGIATDTLGALVNIQGTYHAGFAFNLAFYGFMGSVVFLFKNQRFWIIKTIMLYIITFVLISFGFNVLWLYSIGWNFVVLGATFIAKAIKFPIQMAIYLPMAISSFTILYKLITSRHSINLWCAENRSLKLILIRFKKRISCFWAIWFWTSILLPIKLKKYKSPDK from the coding sequence ATGTTATATTTATTAACAAATATTGGTGCCTGATTAGGAATTGCCATTTTATTTGGTTTAGGCGTTTTATTGGATTATAAAAATTTAAAAAAAATTAATATTTTGACAATGACCGTAACAAGTCTATTGATTGCATTATCAGTTATTTTAACAAATTTAATCGGATATACAATTCCAATTACAGGGGGAATTCGATTGGCATTAGGTAACTTTTTGATTTTTGTTGTTGGAATGTTATTTGGACCTTTCTTTGGCGTTATGAGTGGAATTGCAACCGATACTTTAGGAGCGTTGGTTAATATTCAAGGGACTTATCATGCTGGTTTTGCTTTTAATCTTGCTTTTTATGGTTTTATGGGTAGTGTTGTTTTTTTGTTTAAGAATCAAAGATTTTGAATTATAAAAACAATTATGTTATATATTATTACGTTTGTGTTAATTTCATTTGGATTTAATGTTTTATGATTATATTCAATTGGTTGAAATTTTGTTGTGTTAGGAGCAACGTTTATTGCAAAAGCAATTAAGTTTCCAATTCAAATGGCAATTTATTTACCAATGGCAATTTCTAGTTTTACCATTTTATATAAATTAATTACATCACGTCACAGCATTAATTTATGATGTGCAGAAAATAGATCTTTAAAATTAATATTAATTAGATTTAAAAAACGTATCAGTTGTTTTTGAGCAATTTGATTTTGAACTTCAATATTACTACCAATTAAACTTAAAAAATATAAGTCTCCTGATAAATAA
- a CDS encoding DnaD domain protein: protein MLEKEATYLIKQESQLSDDERMLLLCLYRPIIGDKAHMLYIAFTAQDFVLELNIKYQLDHLLLLLQMTYEEFLTAKNTLETIGLLKMLKREKGKHHILKPQLPISAIAFFENKILSDYLLNIVGAKCFTIIKDKFIEEEHPKTGDKISPQLNIANVNLDFVYIDKYLATKNANHKLYLPYREKIIQLANYYHVLTNNLAIFIYKSIELIDQKRIFNYEKFQHLLSDFHQKTILKKQITGEQLKLIVNEENIVRPTNMLEAKINEMTSIDPIEYLTLLRENTKPTPMEVDLIRDLIINYSLKPGVVNCLIEYVWFKNSRRIERKYCEKIANTFNQLQIDTVDKAMGHLRSAYAKTQKNKIAKETIKSSTYQFKQSTVKNNMATLEYNKLYEQKRQQRGEEKVDLNQLLDDLKNL from the coding sequence ATGTTGGAAAAAGAGGCTACATATTTAATAAAACAAGAAAGCCAATTATCAGATGATGAACGTATGCTCCTTTTATGTTTATATCGTCCAATTATTGGGGATAAAGCACATATGTTATATATTGCTTTTACGGCACAAGATTTTGTTTTAGAATTAAATATTAAGTATCAATTAGACCATCTTTTATTATTATTACAAATGACATATGAAGAGTTTTTAACAGCAAAAAATACATTAGAAACAATTGGGTTGTTAAAAATGTTGAAACGTGAAAAAGGGAAACATCATATTTTAAAACCACAATTACCTATTTCTGCAATTGCTTTTTTTGAAAATAAAATCTTAAGTGATTACTTATTAAATATTGTTGGTGCAAAGTGTTTTACAATTATTAAAGATAAATTTATTGAAGAGGAGCACCCTAAGACTGGTGATAAAATATCACCACAATTAAATATTGCTAATGTTAATTTAGATTTTGTTTATATTGATAAGTACTTAGCAACCAAAAATGCCAATCATAAATTGTATCTACCATATCGTGAAAAAATTATTCAATTAGCAAATTATTATCATGTTTTAACAAATAATCTTGCTATTTTTATTTATAAGAGTATTGAGTTAATTGATCAAAAACGTATTTTTAATTATGAAAAATTTCAACATTTATTATCTGATTTTCATCAGAAAACAATTTTGAAAAAACAAATAACCGGAGAGCAATTAAAGTTAATTGTTAATGAAGAAAATATTGTAAGACCAACAAATATGTTAGAAGCAAAAATTAATGAAATGACATCAATTGATCCCATTGAATATTTAACCTTATTACGAGAAAATACAAAACCAACACCAATGGAAGTTGATTTAATTCGTGATTTAATTATTAATTATTCATTAAAACCAGGTGTTGTTAATTGTTTAATTGAATATGTTTGGTTTAAAAATTCACGTCGAATTGAAAGAAAATATTGTGAAAAAATTGCCAATACTTTTAATCAATTACAAATTGATACTGTTGATAAAGCGATGGGACACTTACGTAGCGCTTATGCAAAAACACAAAAAAATAAAATTGCAAAAGAAACAATTAAAAGTAGTACTTATCAATTTAAACAATCAACAGTGAAAAATAATATGGCGACATTAGAATATAATAAGCTTTATGAGCAAAAACGCCAACAACGTGGAGAGGAAAAAGTTGATCTTAATCAATTATTAGATGATTTAAAAAACTTATAA